A portion of the Lolium rigidum isolate FL_2022 chromosome 1, APGP_CSIRO_Lrig_0.1, whole genome shotgun sequence genome contains these proteins:
- the LOC124667197 gene encoding 60S ribosomal protein L22-like gives MVVALGLGRFYGSGLPRPRVFPGDRVDPPAPVTDALLCWAREAHWSMGGLGAKRLRLQGRIEGNLVKLRRTARRDAKARAAGERPASLDALGSDDDEESDREEVKAQERALRREVVDEEDSDSSDSEDEELVALVTIAAAAKRKRARKLFDEFDQLEGGRKKKQKVAVGTPAKASPKKKSAAPAPAAAAPVKASLKKKVAEAKTSPKRKAAEAPAARRTSPRSKH, from the coding sequence ATGGTGGTCGCGCTCGGCCTCGGCCGGTTCTACGGCAGCGgcctcccgcgcccgcgcgtcttcCCCGGCGACCGCGTCGACCCGCCGGCGCCCGTCACCGACGCGCTCCTCTGCTGGGCGCGCGAGGCGCACTGGTCCATGGGCGGCCTCGGCGCCAAGCGCCTCCGCCTGCAGGGCCGAATCGAGGGCAACCTCGTCAAGCTCCGCCGCACCGCGCGCCGCGACGCCAAGGCCCGCGCCGCCGGGGAGAGGCCCGCCTCCCTCGACGCGCTCGGGTCAGACGACGACGAGGAGTCGGACAGGGAGGAGGTCAAGGCCCAGGAGCGGGCCCTCAGGCGGGAggtcgtcgacgaggaggactccgactccAGCGACTCGGAGGACGAGGAGTTGGTGGCGCTCGTGacaatcgccgccgccgccaagaggaAGCGCGCCAGGAAGCTCTTCGACGAGTTCGACCAGCTGGAGGGAGGcaggaagaagaagcagaaggtcGCGGTCGGCACTCCGGCCAAGGCCTCCCCAAAGAAGAAGTCTGCGGCTCCTGCTCCAGCTGCTGCAGCTCCCGTGAAGGCCtcactgaagaagaaggtggctgAAGCTAAGACCTCACCGAAGAGGAAGGCTGCAGAGGCGCCGGCGGCAAGGAGGACCTCGCCCAGGTCCAAGCACTGA